The following are encoded in a window of Castanea sativa cultivar Marrone di Chiusa Pesio chromosome 5, ASM4071231v1 genomic DNA:
- the LOC142635139 gene encoding uncharacterized protein LOC142635139 produces the protein MNKTEEMIRRARKMEDLIDYDSLSLFPNARLPPKFKMPALEKFDGTSCPKSHLKIYMRAMQPLGATEEVLAQMFQSTLTGATLRWFLNLDDARARSWEDICREFHKQYKYNTKVDITRRDLETTKQEPKESFSTFITKWRAKATQMMSRPTLIAAGTQIEDAIKNGTIRTDDPPRFKKNIVSKVAEISNIHKNDPYQLIAPVQVPQGPRPRREFHELYVPINQVYDNLKVKGLLKPLDPRPIPNPLPSKFDVSKRCAYHQGPGHDIDRCFALRHAIQDLKDNKVITLPTRPEFWERTKD, from the exons ATGAATAAAACGGAGGAGATGATTAGAAGAGCCCGTAAGATGGAGGACCTTATAGACTATGATTCTCTCTCACTGTTCCCTAATGCAAGGTTGCCacccaagttcaagatgccagCCCTGGAAAAATTTGATGGCACTAGCTGCCCAAAGTCCCATCTGAAGATATATATGAGGGCTATGCAGCCCTTAGGCGCGACCGAGGAAGTACTTGCTCAAATGTTTCAAAGCACACTAACCGGAGCCACTCTTAGGTGGTTCCTCAACCTGGATGATGCAAGAGCAAGAAGTTGGGAGGATATCTGTCGAGAGTTTCACAAGCAATACAAGTACAATACGAAAGTGGACATCACAAGAAGAGACCTCGAAACTACCAAGCAAGAGCCGAAGGAATCCTTCTCTACTTTCATTACCAAGTGGAGAGCTAAGGCCACACAGATGATGAGTAGGCCAA CTTTAATTGCTGCTGGAACCCAAATTGAGGATGCTATAAAAAATGGAACCATAAGGACTGATGACCCaccaaggtttaaaaagaatataGTATCTAAGGTGGCAGAAATTTCCAACATCCATAAAAATGATCCTTATCAATTAATTGCACCTGTGCAAGTGCCCCAAGGGCCTAGACCTAGGAGGGAATTTCATGAGTTGTACGTGCCCATAAATCAAGTGTATGACAATCTAAAGGTAAAAGGGTTACTGAAACCTTTAGACCCAAGACCAATTCCAAACCCCTTGCCCTCAAAGTTCGATGTGAGTAAAAGATGTGCCTACCACCAAGGCCCCGGTCATGACATTGACCGTTGTTTTGCCCTTCGTCATGCAATTCAGGACCTAAAAGACAACAAGGTGATTACACTGCCTACAAGGCCAGAATTTTGGGAAAGGACCAAGGATTAA